CTACACCATCCTGCTTGGCAAAATCATATTCAAAATCATAGGCGGTCATTTCTTCCGCTGTTCGGCGGTAAAGAATTTTGACATTTTCTGCACCCAAGCGAACAGAACAGGTTGCACCGTCAATAGCTGTATTGCCGGCACCAATTACGACGACTCGTTTTCCAACGAAATCTTGGGTAATGCGGCCATTTTTTGTGGCTTTCACAAATTCGATGGCATCATACACGCCGTCTAAGTTCTCGCCATCAATCTGTAGATGAGGGACATGTCCCATGCCCGCAGCCAAAACGATGTGGTCAAATTGGGCTGTCAACTCTTGAACGGTTATATCTCTTCCAACCAGTGTATTTGTTCGAATCGTTACATTAAGTTTTTCTACCTGTGACACTTCCCAGAAGGATATCTTTTGAGGTAAGCGGAAGGAAACAATTCCATACGAATTTAGTCCGCCTGCTTTTTCTGCGGCTTCAAAAATGGTGACTTCATAACCTAATTTTGCTAATTCTCTGGCAGCAGACAATCCTGCTGGTCCGGCACCGATTATCGCAATGGTTCGGCCGTTAGGTTCTGATGGAGTAAAAAGGGTTTGCTCATTATGAATGGCCCAATCTGTAGCATAACGCTGCAATTTCCCTATCATAATTGGTTTAGTAGAATAATTGAGGACGCATGCTCCTTCGCATAATTCTTCTGTCGGGCATACTCTGGCGCAGCTCGCACCTACTGGATTTGCTGACATAATCGTTTTGGCTGATCCTAGTAAATTTCCTGAAGCAATTTTTTTAATAAAAGCGGGGATATCAATACCTGTTGGACAGGCTTTTATACATGGGGCGTCATAACAATAGAGGCAGCGGTTGGATTCTTCCAACGCTTCTTGGTTTGTAAGACCGTTTTCAACTTCGGCAAAGTTCTTTTCTAATTCTATTAAAGAAATGCGCTGCATTTTTTCAACACTCAAAGAGAATCCTCCTTTAATGAATGGTATTATCAAACATATGAGAATCAAACTAAAATGTAAGCGCTTATATTAATGATTGTTAATAAAACCTGACCATCCTCCTTCATTTGTTTTGTGTATTTTGCTGAAAATTCTGCATCCATTTTTAATTTTACAAACAATTAATAAACAATTCACCTGACAATCTGTAAAATGATGTGTTCAATTGTTTGAGCAATCTGTAAAATAGTTCTTACTAAAATAGTAAGGCTTGGGCCAATTTTTTGAGAATATAGTTATCAATTTAACATAATGAAGGTGAAAATTTTGTAATTTAATAGAAGCTTTGGATTTTCTTTTTTGTAAAAATTCGTCAAGTATTATCGTATTTAAGCAAATTAAAAAGTGCACCGAGCAGGTACACTATTTTTGACATCCTTTATAATATTGCGATAGTTCTATGATCAATGCCCCGATTCTTTCATTTTCCGGAACAAGCAGCCGATCGACTCCAACTTCTCTTAAAGCTTCGGCCGTTACCTTGCCAATGGCAGCTGCTATAATATTTCGGTTAAATTGTTCAACAATTTCCTCATAAATGGTATGTACTCTTGCATAATTAAATAAAGAATGCACTTGGGTTGCGGTTGTAAAACAGACTGCATCACATTGATTGGATTTAATTTCATGACATAATTGTTCAACTACTGCATCTTCAGGTGCAATATGCTGATATGGCAGCAATTTTTGAATGACCGCTCCCTTGTTTTTCAAAAATGATGATAAGGCAGGAGCTTCTTCGCCATGAAGTTGGATCATTACTTTATTACCGCTGAAGGAATGATTTTCAAGTGCTGAAATCAGCCCTTTGGTCGTGCCATCATCATCTACTGCAATCGGATTAATTCCCAATTTTTTTAATGCAGCTTTTGTTTTATATCCTCTTGCCGCAACCTTTGCCTCCTGAATACGAATCAAAAATTCTTCTTTAAGACTCAACTTTTCTGCCAGATTAAGAAGCGCTTCAAGACCGATACTGGTGGTAAATATGACCCAATGAGCACCTTCCTCCATAAATTTGACGAGTTCAGGTTCAACTTCCTTTTCGGCTAAAAAAACCGTTCCTTGCATGGGGCGTATAAGTGGAATGCCTCCCTGTTTGTCAATTATTGTGCTGACCTCTTCTATTTTTCGCGAACCGCAAATGACCACTTTCTTACCAATTAATCCCTTATCCATGTTATATTCCTTTCGCATTCGGTTATTAATAGAATGGTTGAATGTTCTAACCTTTTTTAAGTGAAACAATATCTTTCATTATAATAGTGAAAGGGTTCTATTGGAAAGCAAGAAATTAGCAAAAATGGCAAAGATGGAATGATTAGTGATGTCATTCATGGACATACTGAAGGATGTGAATTGGTTGATAAGGAGGAATTACGTATGAATAATGATAATCAGTTCAGTAACTTTATAAATGACGTTTCACTGCAAACGAAAATAGAAAATATCTGGTGCAATACTTGCGGTTCATGGGCAAATTGCAATGAAGCCAATATCCAAGCTTTTCTATCCCAATGTCTTGAGTATGGTATTGATCCGCAATTTGGTATGGGCTGGGTTGAGCAGCATAAGAATGAAATCCCAAATTGGTCTCGTATCTCCGCTGTTAGTCTTGATTGGCTGAGTGACCATTCATCAACAAGCTCACCCATTACCCAAACAGATGAAAATCTTAGTTAATAGGTTAAGAAAAGATTTTGTTTTTGTTATATCAATATCCTGAAGACTGCTAAATCGCAGTCCTTTTTTTATGATTGGCGCTGTAAAATTTGGCTGTTGATTTCCGCTCCAATCAACTGTGTTTAAATATCAACAATGTTCTTTAACATACCATATGATTTAAAACAAATTTCTCACCATTTCCCCTTTTACATCTTCATTTTATCTAACGCACCTTAAAGTTTGACTATTTTGTGACAGCTTTTCATCTTGTGATGTAAGTCACGGTTTTGGCGATCTCTATATTGCTAAAGTAATGATGAAAAAATTACTAAAT
Above is a genomic segment from Neobacillus endophyticus containing:
- a CDS encoding NAD(P)-dependent oxidoreductase, with amino-acid sequence MQRISLIELEKNFAEVENGLTNQEALEESNRCLYCYDAPCIKACPTGIDIPAFIKKIASGNLLGSAKTIMSANPVGASCARVCPTEELCEGACVLNYSTKPIMIGKLQRYATDWAIHNEQTLFTPSEPNGRTIAIIGAGPAGLSAARELAKLGYEVTIFEAAEKAGGLNSYGIVSFRLPQKISFWEVSQVEKLNVTIRTNTLVGRDITVQELTAQFDHIVLAAGMGHVPHLQIDGENLDGVYDAIEFVKATKNGRITQDFVGKRVVVIGAGNTAIDGATCSVRLGAENVKILYRRTAEEMTAYDFEYDFAKQDGVEFRWLTAPKRIIGDQDGKVTGIECVKMQLGEPEPDGRRRPVPISGSEHVIPVDAVVKAIGQTRHFSLIEQFELEHEGGVVKVDPATFQTSNPKISACGDIIFGKGKGEAMVVTAAQQGKKAAYAIHHLFTAVSS
- a CDS encoding uroporphyrinogen-III synthase, yielding MDKGLIGKKVVICGSRKIEEVSTIIDKQGGIPLIRPMQGTVFLAEKEVEPELVKFMEEGAHWVIFTTSIGLEALLNLAEKLSLKEEFLIRIQEAKVAARGYKTKAALKKLGINPIAVDDDGTTKGLISALENHSFSGNKVMIQLHGEEAPALSSFLKNKGAVIQKLLPYQHIAPEDAVVEQLCHEIKSNQCDAVCFTTATQVHSLFNYARVHTIYEEIVEQFNRNIIAAAIGKVTAEALREVGVDRLLVPENERIGALIIELSQYYKGCQK